Within the Myxococcus virescens genome, the region CACGGGACTGGTGGACCTGGGGCTGGTGTCCTTCGTCGCGGTGGCGCAGTTCATCCCGGGCGTGCTGGGGCTGCTGTTCTGGAAGCGGGGCACGCGCGCCGGGCTGCTGACGGGCCTGGTGGCGGGCGCCAGCCTGTGGCTGCTGACGCTGGTGGTGCCCCTGTGGGCGTCACCGGGCGTCGTCGCGTGGACGCACCGCATGGCGGCGCTGCTCGGCTTCTCCGACAGTGAGCCCTGGGGCTTCGCCACCTTTGCCTCGCTCAGCCTCAACGGGCTGGCCTTCATCGGCGTGTCGCTGGCGACGCGTCAGTCCGCCGAGGAAGCAGAGGCCGCGCGGGCCTGCACACGCGAGGAGGCCGCGCCCGCCGCGGGTGGCGTGGTGGCGGGCTCGCCCGACGAGTTCCGCCGCAAGCTGGCCCCGCTGCTGGGTGAGGAGGCCGCGACGGCGGAGGTGAACCGGGCGCTGCAGTCCCTGTCGCTGCCGCAGGACGAGCGCCGGCCCTCCGAGCTGCGCCGCCTGCGCGACGGCGTGGAGCGAAACCTGTCGGGCCTGCTGGGACCCGTGCTCGCGCGCATGACGGTGGAGGAGGCGCTGCGGCTGGAGCCCGGCGCGCGCACGGCCCTGGCCGAACAACTCCGCTTCGTCGAGGAGCGCCTCCGCGATGCGCGAGGGCTGCAAGGCCCGGTGCCCGCGCTGGAGGCCGTGCGCCGCTACCTGCGCCGCATCCTGGAGGACCTCCCGGTGGGCGTCTGCGCGGTGGGGCCGGATGGCGAGGTCGTCCTCTGGAACGCGACGCTCGAGCAGCTCTCCGGCGTGCCGGTGGACACCGTGCGCGGCCATCCCCTGGAGGCCCTGCCCGCCCCCTGGGGCCCGCTGCTGTCCGGCTTCGCCAGCGGTGTGGACGGGGACACGGAGACGCGCGTCACCGTGTCGGGCGTCGAGCGCATCCTCCGGCTGCACCGCTCGCGGCTCTCTCCCGCGGAGCAGGGCACGGGCACGTCCGAGGGCATGGCCCTCCTGGTGGAGGACTTCACGGCACGAAAGGCCGTGGACGCGCGCATGGCGCATCAGGACCGGCTGGCCTCGCTGGGGCGCGTGGCCGCGGGCGTGGCCCATGAGATTGGCAACCCGCTGACGGCCATCGCCAGCCTGACGCAGAACCTCAAGTACGAGTTGGAGGACCCGGCGGCGGTGCAGGAGCGCGCGGGGCTCATCCTCCAGCAGTGCCGGCGCATCGACGCCATCGTCCGGACGCTGGTGGGCTTCAGCCACGAAGGCACGGTGGGCGGACAGGCTCGGCCCTTCACGCGCGTCGCCGTGGCGCCACTGCTGAGCGAAGCCGTGCAACTGGCGCGGCTGGCGCGCAAGCAGCATGGGGTGAGCTTCGAGCATCGCTGTCCAGAGGGCCTGGAGGTGCAAGGCGACGCGCAGCGGCTGGAGCAGGTGCTCGTCAACCTGCTGACCAACGCGATGGACGCCTCACCCGAGCACGGCGTGGTGGAGCTGGACGCGGACATCGACGGTGGCGCGGTGCGGCTGCGCGTCATGGACCGGGGACACGGGATTCCCACCGAGCTGGCGCAGCGCGTGTTCGAGCCCTTCTTCACCACGAAGGGCCCCGGCGAGGGAACGGGCCTAGGCCTGGCGCTCGCGGCGGGCATCGTCCGGGAGCACGGCGGAACGATGCAGGTGGACAAGCGGCAGGGGGGAGGGACTAGCGTCGTGGTGAGCCTTCCGGAGCCACGCCGGATGGAAGCCAGCGTGAACCCCGAGCGGGAGGCCCCGGCATGAGCCGCATCCTGGTCATCGAAGACGAGCCCATCATCCGCACGGAGCTTCGCCGGCTGCTCGTGCGCGCGGGGCACGACGTGTCCGAAGCGGGCTCCGTGCACGAGGCGTCGAGCGACTACCCGCTGGACTCGTTCGACCTGGTGCTGTCGGACCTGCGCCTGCCGGGCGCCCCGGGGACGGACATCATCTCCATGTGTCCGGGCGTGCCGGTGCTCATCATGACCAGCTACGCCACCGTGAAGTCGGCGGTGGACGCGATGAAGCTGGGCGCGGTGGACTACATCGCCAAGCCCTTCGACCATGACGAGCTGCTGATGCAGGTGGAGCGGGTGCTGCGCGAAGGCCTGCTGACGCGGCAGAACGCGGCGCTCAAGCGCGAGGTGGAGCAGGCCCACCCCGTCAGCGGAATGGTGGGCAACAGCGCCGCGATGCGCGAGGTCTTCGAGCGCGTCCGCAAGGTGGCGCCCTCCCCCGCCACCGTGCTGGTGCTGGGCGAGTCCGGCACCGGCAAGGAGCTGGTGGCGCGGGCCCTCCACGCCCAGAGCCCCCGGGCGGACGGGCCGCTGGTGGCGGTGAACTGCGCTGCCATTCCCGAAGGCCTGCTGGAGAGTGAGCTGTTCGGCCACGAGAAGGGCGCCTTCACCGGCGCGCAGGCCGCGCACCCGGGGCTCGTGGAGGCGGCGCACGGCGGCACGCTCTTCCTGGACGAGGTTGGCGAGCTGCCCGCCCCCGCGCAGGCGCGCCTGTTGCGCATGCTCCAGGACGGCGAAGTGCGGCGAGTGGGCGCGACGCGGCCCCGCAAGGTGGACGTGCGCATCGTCGCGGCGACCCACCGGGACCTGCCCCGCCGGGTACAGGAGGGGTCCTTCCGTCAGGACCTCTACTTCCGCCTGCGCGTGGTGGAGATCCGCCTGCCGCCGCTGCGCGAGCGCACGGAGGACGTGCCCGCGCTGGCCAGGCACCTGCTGGAGAAGGCGAGCCGCAAGCTTGGCCGCCCCACGGCGAGCCTGTCTCCCGAGGCCTTGGAAGCGCTCACCTCCCATCCCTGGCCGGGCAACGTGCGCGAGCTGGAGAACGCCCTGGAGCGCGCCGTCATCCTCGCGGATGGCCCGGTGGTGACAGCGGGACTCCTGGCGCTGGAGCTGCCCGACACGGC harbors:
- a CDS encoding ATP-binding protein translates to MTLELGSLVAASVAYLLVLFLVAYAAERGAIPARITQHPLVYALALGVYATSWSYFGSVGYAARHGFRYLGIYLGVTLACLLIPVLWRPLLRLSRELQLTSLADVLAFRYPGQSTGTAVTLFLLAGSLPYLALQVRAVVESARVLSPSASPTLVGLGFCAVLTVFSVLFGARHLTPRERHEGLMLAIAFESAVKLVALVAVGVWAVSNVFGGVDGLLAWVDAHPEAIDALQRPARDASWSPLLVLSCAAAFLTPRSYHVAFTEAPEREGLATATWAFPLLLLVMNLVVPVVLWSGEALGLPWPADFHVLAVPASRGATWLALGAFLGGVSAASAMVIVTTLALAPMCLTHLVLPLGYARGQPNLYGWLLWARRLLIGIIILAGYGFHWLLNIRGTGLVDLGLVSFVAVAQFIPGVLGLLFWKRGTRAGLLTGLVAGASLWLLTLVVPLWASPGVVAWTHRMAALLGFSDSEPWGFATFASLSLNGLAFIGVSLATRQSAEEAEAARACTREEAAPAAGGVVAGSPDEFRRKLAPLLGEEAATAEVNRALQSLSLPQDERRPSELRRLRDGVERNLSGLLGPVLARMTVEEALRLEPGARTALAEQLRFVEERLRDARGLQGPVPALEAVRRYLRRILEDLPVGVCAVGPDGEVVLWNATLEQLSGVPVDTVRGHPLEALPAPWGPLLSGFASGVDGDTETRVTVSGVERILRLHRSRLSPAEQGTGTSEGMALLVEDFTARKAVDARMAHQDRLASLGRVAAGVAHEIGNPLTAIASLTQNLKYELEDPAAVQERAGLILQQCRRIDAIVRTLVGFSHEGTVGGQARPFTRVAVAPLLSEAVQLARLARKQHGVSFEHRCPEGLEVQGDAQRLEQVLVNLLTNAMDASPEHGVVELDADIDGGAVRLRVMDRGHGIPTELAQRVFEPFFTTKGPGEGTGLGLALAAGIVREHGGTMQVDKRQGGGTSVVVSLPEPRRMEASVNPEREAPA
- a CDS encoding sigma-54-dependent transcriptional regulator, with product MSRILVIEDEPIIRTELRRLLVRAGHDVSEAGSVHEASSDYPLDSFDLVLSDLRLPGAPGTDIISMCPGVPVLIMTSYATVKSAVDAMKLGAVDYIAKPFDHDELLMQVERVLREGLLTRQNAALKREVEQAHPVSGMVGNSAAMREVFERVRKVAPSPATVLVLGESGTGKELVARALHAQSPRADGPLVAVNCAAIPEGLLESELFGHEKGAFTGAQAAHPGLVEAAHGGTLFLDEVGELPAPAQARLLRMLQDGEVRRVGATRPRKVDVRIVAATHRDLPRRVQEGSFRQDLYFRLRVVEIRLPPLRERTEDVPALARHLLEKASRKLGRPTASLSPEALEALTSHPWPGNVRELENALERAVILADGPVVTAGLLALELPDTADSFGASTESADTSPAAAEEASCASPDSMEEYFRRFVMEHQERMGETELAKRLGISRKALWEKRQKLGIPRTRA